A window of Tissierellales bacterium contains these coding sequences:
- a CDS encoding L,D-transpeptidase produces the protein MKKLKLLSIILICLLFTACGPKKPVKPKVEKEEAEINDELTELDEKSLEPDINFIEIKEDIKMTDNIQKKKNIDYLLNPPYTDNDDINSKLSNLALTKDFNEQENYRFNIDIKYDKYLMPEEYFLITKEKANIYENPSFQSKVLGEASYFEKIKALNEVKGDAIGATNSNRWINLAWTDDNGTSHSGYMPESEGALRRFRFDHMYNSILHLEEVLSNNEFAYISNYKDVNGSPPLINNKALDQYGMQAYQSAPAYGDLNDLSNFRYFPDGMIVLILENAKDYYKVKALDYEGEYWIPKNYISLDNNLDSLNKTVVVDVTNQNQGVFEKRNGKWTMISYGLATTGARGERAYETPEGKFKVQEKKERFYYSDNKGKELAGYAPYAVRFAQGAYIHGVPIDYVIKNGEKVDPGMKEYLFTIGTMPRSHKCVRNYTSSAKFIYEWADPNDTAIIVIK, from the coding sequence ATGAAGAAACTTAAATTACTATCTATTATTTTAATTTGCCTACTATTTACTGCCTGTGGCCCTAAAAAGCCGGTTAAACCTAAAGTAGAGAAAGAGGAGGCTGAAATAAATGATGAACTAACAGAATTAGATGAAAAATCTTTAGAGCCAGATATAAATTTTATAGAAATAAAAGAAGATATAAAAATGACAGATAATATCCAAAAGAAAAAGAATATAGACTACTTATTAAATCCTCCCTACACTGATAACGATGATATAAACTCTAAACTATCAAATTTAGCTTTAACAAAGGATTTTAATGAACAAGAAAATTATAGATTTAATATAGATATAAAATATGATAAATATTTAATGCCAGAAGAATATTTTTTAATTACTAAAGAAAAAGCAAATATTTATGAAAATCCCTCCTTCCAATCAAAGGTACTAGGGGAGGCCAGTTATTTTGAAAAGATTAAAGCATTGAATGAGGTTAAAGGAGATGCTATTGGGGCTACTAATTCTAATAGGTGGATTAACTTAGCTTGGACTGATGACAATGGAACCAGTCATAGTGGATATATGCCAGAAAGTGAAGGAGCTTTAAGAAGGTTTAGATTTGACCATATGTATAATTCGATTTTACACCTTGAAGAGGTTTTAAGTAATAATGAATTTGCATATATTTCAAACTACAAAGATGTAAACGGTTCACCACCTTTAATTAATAATAAAGCTTTAGATCAATATGGTATGCAAGCTTATCAAAGTGCACCAGCTTATGGGGATTTAAATGATCTATCTAATTTTAGATATTTTCCAGATGGAATGATAGTTTTAATACTGGAGAATGCAAAGGATTATTATAAGGTAAAGGCTTTAGATTATGAAGGAGAATATTGGATACCTAAAAATTATATTTCACTTGATAATAATTTAGATAGTTTAAATAAAACAGTAGTAGTAGATGTTACCAATCAGAATCAAGGAGTTTTTGAAAAAAGAAATGGAAAATGGACCATGATATCTTATGGTTTAGCTACTACAGGAGCTAGAGGAGAACGGGCTTATGAAACCCCTGAAGGAAAATTTAAAGTGCAAGAGAAAAAAGAGAGATTTTATTATTCGGATAATAAGGGAAAAGAATTAGCAGGTTATGCCCCATATGCTGTAAGGTTTGCACAGGGAGCCTATATTCATGGAGTTCCAATAGACTATGTTATTAAAAATGGAGAAAAGGTAGATCCAGGAATGAAAGAGTATTTATTCACAATAGGCACAATGCCAAGATCTCATAAATGTGTAAGAAATTACACCAGTAGTGCTAAATTTATCTATGAATGGGCAGATCCTAATGATACAGCTATTATTGTAATAAAATAA